One Deltaproteobacteria bacterium DNA window includes the following coding sequences:
- a CDS encoding tetratricopeptide repeat protein, whose product MSRFVRVGLMIAGLALAAGCGPVRRTLPGSPDDLGWNAQGDSLPGRQAAIDAKAAAMGDFLVGEVALNDGNYDVGLKAFRAAVAHDPESPLLRQRLAMLLVRKGLLTEALEHCEKVVQLEPENTEARLLYAGILSALNRQDEAVAQYRHVIALEPKNQEAYLYLGALYGKEGRYEQAIATLAKLIELNSRSVLGYYYLGRVYTSAGQLDRAEHSFREALARNPQSELILMDLATLYELRKDYPRAIELYQQILAQNPGSGLVRKRLGGLYIGQKKLDEALLQYHALEKIENDPEETRIKIALIYFEKGEYDRAATELNLVLAAEPENERVRYYLGSVYAQTQEWGKAIEQLQRITPDSEYYVDARIQLAAVYQRQDKTSAAIKEIQQALQAKAKNVELLAYLASLHREEKQYPQAIAALEQAVSLEPDNDRNVFSLGATYDEAKNKPKAIEMMQRAITINPQNAAALNYLGYTYAELGERLDEAEKLIRRALAIEPEDGFYIDSLGWVYYMRGDYPRAVEQLERAIEHAGDDPTVTEHLGDAYEKTGKARDAIRVYQEALGKAKEPEQIDRLRGKLRALGAGNRAGATEL is encoded by the coding sequence ATGTCTCGCTTCGTCCGCGTCGGCTTGATGATCGCGGGGCTCGCGCTCGCTGCCGGATGCGGACCTGTCCGGCGCACGTTGCCGGGATCCCCCGACGATCTCGGCTGGAATGCGCAGGGCGATTCGTTGCCAGGGCGCCAGGCCGCGATCGATGCGAAGGCCGCCGCCATGGGCGACTTCCTGGTGGGCGAAGTCGCGTTGAACGACGGCAACTACGACGTCGGCCTGAAGGCGTTCCGCGCCGCGGTCGCGCACGATCCCGAGAGCCCGCTCCTACGACAGCGGCTCGCGATGTTGCTCGTACGCAAAGGTCTGCTCACCGAGGCGCTCGAGCACTGCGAGAAGGTCGTCCAGCTCGAGCCGGAGAACACCGAAGCGCGTCTTCTCTACGCGGGCATCCTGTCGGCTCTCAATCGCCAGGACGAGGCGGTCGCGCAGTACCGACACGTGATCGCGCTCGAGCCGAAGAACCAGGAAGCGTACCTCTACCTCGGCGCGCTCTACGGCAAGGAAGGGAGGTACGAGCAGGCGATCGCGACACTCGCGAAGCTCATCGAGCTCAACTCCCGCTCGGTCCTCGGCTACTACTACCTCGGCCGCGTCTATACCTCGGCGGGTCAGCTCGACCGCGCCGAGCATTCCTTTCGCGAGGCGCTCGCCCGGAATCCCCAGTCCGAGCTTATCCTCATGGACCTCGCCACGCTCTACGAGCTCCGCAAGGACTACCCGCGCGCCATCGAGCTCTATCAGCAGATCCTCGCGCAGAATCCCGGGAGCGGGCTCGTCCGCAAGCGGCTCGGGGGGCTCTACATTGGCCAGAAGAAGCTCGACGAGGCGCTCCTCCAGTACCACGCGCTCGAGAAGATCGAGAACGATCCGGAAGAGACGCGCATCAAGATCGCGCTCATCTATTTCGAGAAGGGCGAATACGACCGTGCCGCGACGGAGCTCAATCTCGTCCTCGCCGCCGAGCCGGAGAATGAGCGCGTCCGCTACTACCTCGGGTCGGTGTACGCGCAGACCCAGGAATGGGGAAAGGCCATCGAGCAGCTGCAGCGCATCACGCCCGACTCGGAGTACTACGTCGACGCACGGATCCAGCTCGCCGCCGTGTACCAGCGCCAGGACAAGACCTCGGCGGCGATCAAGGAAATCCAGCAGGCGCTCCAGGCGAAGGCGAAGAACGTCGAGCTGTTGGCCTACCTCGCCTCCTTGCACCGCGAGGAGAAGCAGTACCCGCAGGCGATCGCGGCGCTCGAGCAAGCGGTGAGCCTCGAGCCCGACAACGACCGGAACGTCTTCTCGCTCGGCGCGACGTACGACGAGGCGAAGAACAAGCCGAAGGCCATCGAGATGATGCAGCGGGCGATCACGATCAACCCGCAGAACGCCGCCGCGTTGAACTACCTCGGCTACACATACGCGGAGCTCGGTGAACGGCTCGACGAGGCGGAGAAGCTCATTCGCCGCGCCCTCGCGATCGAGCCCGAGGACGGGTTCTACATCGACTCGCTCGGCTGGGTGTACTACATGCGCGGCGACTATCCGCGCGCGGTCGAGCAGCTCGAGCGCGCGATCGAGCATGCGGGCGACGATCCGACCGTCACCGAGCACCTTGGCGACGCGTACGAGAAGACCGGCAAGGCGCGTGACGCGATTCGCGTGTACCAAGAGGCGCTCGGCAAGGCGAAGGAGCCGGAGCAGATCGATCGGTTGAGGGGCAAGCTGCGCGCCCTCGGTGCCGGGAACCGAGCGGGTGCGACCGAGCTGTAG
- a CDS encoding 4-hydroxy-3-methylbut-2-enyl diphosphate reductase has product MNIRKAVHAGYCWGVERALDIVTDTAATHPGETVHTLGPIIHNSHVVQSLEEKGVQHVNGLGELTSGNTVIIRTHGVPPETYEQAKGQGLNVVDATCPLVTLVQNKAKQLVQEGYHLVIFGNPKHPEVIGTIGHAGGKATVIERPEDVSKASFPKKVGVVVQTTQEIELLASFLSELASRCKELKIFNTICNPTIERQEAARELAREVEVVIVVGGKNSSNTRHLAEVCREEGVVAHHIEDAEELDPAWVKGRDSVGVTAGASTPGWLMDQVIARIQAIGDAA; this is encoded by the coding sequence ATGAACATTCGGAAGGCGGTGCACGCGGGGTATTGCTGGGGTGTCGAGCGGGCGCTCGACATCGTGACGGATACGGCGGCGACGCATCCCGGCGAGACCGTTCACACGCTCGGTCCGATCATCCACAACTCCCACGTCGTGCAATCGCTCGAGGAGAAGGGCGTGCAGCACGTGAACGGGCTCGGCGAGCTCACGAGCGGCAACACGGTGATCATCCGCACGCACGGCGTCCCCCCCGAGACCTACGAGCAGGCGAAGGGCCAAGGTCTAAACGTCGTCGACGCGACCTGCCCGCTCGTGACCCTCGTGCAGAACAAGGCGAAGCAGCTCGTGCAGGAAGGGTATCACCTCGTCATCTTCGGAAACCCGAAGCACCCGGAGGTCATCGGCACGATCGGGCACGCGGGCGGCAAAGCGACCGTCATCGAGCGCCCCGAGGACGTCTCCAAGGCCTCGTTTCCGAAGAAGGTCGGCGTCGTCGTGCAGACGACCCAGGAGATCGAGCTGCTGGCGTCGTTCCTCTCCGAGCTCGCGTCGCGCTGCAAGGAGCTCAAGATCTTCAACACGATCTGCAACCCGACGATCGAGCGGCAGGAGGCCGCTCGCGAGCTCGCGCGTGAAGTCGAGGTGGTCATCGTCGTCGGCGGGAAGAACAGCTCGAACACCCGCCATCTCGCCGAGGTCTGTCGCGAGGAGGGCGTGGTCGCGCATCACATCGAGGACGCCGAGGAGCTCGATCCGGCCTGGGTGAAGGGCCGCGACAGCGTCGGCGTCACCGCCGGCGCCTCGACCCCGGGCTGGCTCATGGATCAGGTCATCGCGCGCATCCAGGCGATCGGCGACGCCGCCTGA
- a CDS encoding molybdenum cofactor biosynthesis protein MoaE encodes MKSSYSVTSDSIDTEAMLAEVGDAAAGGTTLFLGTTRNENEGRVVERLEYEAYEAMALEEMRRIGDEMARRWRVVAISVVHRVGVVPIGQASVAVAVSAAHREEAFAACRYGIDTLKATVPIWKKEFYQGGEHWVGPCHAHGASGRG; translated from the coding sequence ATGAAATCGTCGTATAGCGTGACGTCGGACAGTATCGACACGGAGGCCATGCTGGCCGAGGTCGGCGACGCTGCGGCGGGCGGTACGACGCTTTTCTTGGGAACGACGCGCAACGAGAACGAGGGTCGGGTCGTGGAGCGGCTCGAGTACGAGGCCTACGAGGCCATGGCGCTCGAGGAGATGCGCCGCATCGGCGACGAGATGGCGCGCCGCTGGCGGGTGGTCGCGATCTCCGTGGTGCACAGAGTAGGGGTCGTGCCGATCGGTCAGGCGAGCGTCGCCGTGGCGGTTTCGGCGGCGCACCGCGAGGAGGCTTTCGCGGCCTGCCGCTACGGCATCGACACGTTGAAGGCGACGGTGCCGATCTGGAAGAAGGAGTTCTATCAGGGCGGCGAACATTGGGTGGGACCGTGTCACGCGCACGGCGCATCCGGACGAGGGTGA
- the moaD gene encoding molybdopterin converting factor subunit 1 has protein sequence MTIRVLFFAYLRERCGVREVDIELPEGASVAGLWQRLVARFPALPADPPKFAVNRVYVDKGHPLHDNDELALIPPVSGGNQ, from the coding sequence GTGACGATTCGCGTGCTTTTCTTTGCGTATCTCCGGGAGCGCTGCGGGGTTCGCGAGGTCGACATCGAGCTGCCCGAAGGGGCGTCGGTCGCGGGTCTCTGGCAGCGGCTCGTAGCCCGCTTCCCGGCGCTGCCAGCGGATCCCCCGAAGTTCGCCGTCAATCGGGTCTACGTTGACAAGGGGCACCCCCTCCACGACAATGACGAGCTCGCGTTGATCCCACCCGTAAGCGGCGGAAACCAATGA
- a CDS encoding molybdenum cofactor biosynthesis protein MoaB: protein MAHHHRASDARRVGCAVVTVSDTRRPADDRSGAVIKAALTDSGHAVVGATVVPDERDAIRAAVLAATDRSDVQAVIVTGGTGIARRDVTIESLAGAWTKELPGFGELFRALSFEEIGAAAFLSRAAAGVIGDTFVALLPGSPAACDLALRRLLLPELGHVAGLLSAGLRP, encoded by the coding sequence ATGGCGCATCATCATCGTGCGAGCGACGCCCGGCGTGTGGGATGCGCCGTGGTCACCGTGAGCGATACGCGGAGGCCGGCGGACGATCGGAGTGGCGCGGTCATCAAGGCCGCGCTGACCGACTCGGGCCACGCGGTCGTCGGCGCGACGGTCGTGCCTGACGAGCGGGACGCCATCCGCGCCGCGGTGCTCGCCGCGACCGACCGGTCCGACGTCCAGGCCGTCATCGTGACCGGCGGTACCGGTATCGCCCGCCGCGACGTCACCATCGAGAGCCTCGCGGGCGCGTGGACGAAGGAGCTGCCGGGCTTCGGAGAGCTGTTCCGCGCGCTCAGCTTCGAGGAGATCGGCGCGGCCGCGTTCCTGAGCCGCGCCGCCGCGGGGGTGATCGGTGACACGTTCGTCGCGCTGCTGCCGGGATCGCCCGCGGCGTGCGACCTCGCGCTGCGCCGGTTGCTCCTGCCCGAGCTCGGGCACGTCGCCGGCTTGCTTTCCGCGGGGCTGCGGCCGTGA
- a CDS encoding response regulator transcription factor, with protein MRVLLVDDHTLFRQGLRTLLEKHGGFQVVGEAEDGRRGVTLVEELHPDVVVMDIAMKGLNGIEATRQIRSRFPNTQVVMLSMHLLESYVRQALEAGAAGYLLKSAAGSELVAALESVRNGGSYFSAPVSRMIVEGYLETSKAATVEKLSVLTPREREVLQLIAEGNSYKEIASALKISPKTVGQHRDRLMQKLHCRRTAELVKFALREGVTPDSE; from the coding sequence GTGCGCGTTCTCTTGGTTGACGATCACACTCTCTTTCGCCAGGGGCTGCGCACGTTGCTCGAGAAGCACGGCGGGTTCCAGGTGGTCGGCGAGGCCGAAGACGGCCGGCGCGGGGTGACCCTCGTCGAAGAGCTGCATCCCGACGTCGTCGTGATGGACATCGCGATGAAGGGATTGAACGGCATCGAGGCGACGCGCCAGATCCGGAGCCGTTTTCCGAACACGCAGGTCGTGATGCTGTCGATGCATCTCCTCGAGTCCTACGTCCGCCAGGCGCTCGAGGCGGGCGCCGCGGGCTACCTCCTGAAGAGCGCCGCCGGCAGCGAACTCGTGGCGGCGCTCGAGAGTGTCCGCAACGGCGGGAGCTACTTCAGCGCGCCGGTGTCGCGGATGATCGTCGAGGGGTACCTCGAGACCAGCAAGGCGGCGACCGTGGAGAAGCTCTCGGTCCTGACCCCGCGCGAGCGCGAGGTGCTGCAGCTCATCGCCGAAGGGAACAGCTACAAAGAGATCGCGTCCGCGCTGAAGATCAGCCCGAAAACGGTCGGCCAGCACCGGGATCGTCTGATGCAGAAACTGCACTGCCGCCGCACAGCAGAGCTCGTGAAGTTTGCTTTGCGGGAAGGCGTAACCCCCGACTCAGAATAA
- the miaB gene encoding tRNA (N6-isopentenyl adenosine(37)-C2)-methylthiotransferase MiaB, with amino-acid sequence MAPAIYLETYGCQMNFADAELILGHVGDSGYVRTADPAAADVILLNTCAIREHAEERVIGRLTDLGRLKSGRPDLVLGMSGCMAQHHRASVTKRVPMVDLVIGPDAYRRLPALLDAIRGSRGPVTDFRDAPDDDPNAAPVRRRARAATDVRLDPTEDYADLRSARAPGAVRAWITVMRGCDKFCTFCVVPYVRGRERSLPVDAVLREVREVVASGAREVVLLGQTVNAYRDGACDFAELLRRTAEIPGLERIRFTSPHPADVTPALIDVMRDVPAVAPQLHLPVQSGSDAVLERMARGYTVAAFRDLVARVRDVVPDVALSTDVIVGFPGETGADYDATHRLLAELRFDQAYLYRYSPRSRTRAAAWEDSVPEAEKSRRLSEVIALQERIAAERNRAWIGRTVEVLVEGPARRPAGHVAGKTPQYTTAIVNGDAAPGALVTGTVVAATGHTLIASADAVPAAVDLAG; translated from the coding sequence GTGGCTCCCGCCATCTATCTCGAAACCTACGGATGCCAGATGAACTTTGCCGACGCCGAGCTGATCCTCGGCCATGTCGGCGACTCGGGCTACGTGCGTACGGCGGATCCGGCGGCGGCGGACGTCATCCTGCTGAACACGTGCGCGATCCGCGAGCACGCCGAGGAGCGCGTGATCGGCCGGCTGACCGACCTCGGGCGCCTGAAGTCGGGGCGGCCGGACCTCGTCCTCGGCATGTCCGGCTGCATGGCGCAGCACCATCGCGCGTCGGTCACCAAGCGCGTCCCCATGGTCGATCTCGTCATCGGACCGGACGCGTATCGCCGCCTGCCGGCGCTTCTCGACGCGATTCGCGGCAGCCGTGGCCCCGTCACCGATTTCCGCGACGCGCCCGACGACGATCCGAACGCGGCGCCCGTCCGGCGGCGGGCGCGCGCCGCGACCGACGTCCGCCTCGACCCGACCGAGGACTACGCCGACCTCCGGAGCGCGCGCGCGCCGGGTGCGGTGCGCGCCTGGATCACCGTCATGCGCGGCTGCGACAAGTTCTGCACGTTCTGCGTCGTCCCGTACGTGCGCGGCCGCGAGCGCAGCCTGCCGGTCGACGCGGTCCTGCGTGAGGTGCGCGAGGTCGTCGCCTCCGGCGCCCGCGAAGTCGTGCTCCTCGGCCAGACCGTGAACGCGTACCGCGACGGCGCGTGCGACTTCGCCGAGCTGCTGCGCCGCACCGCCGAGATCCCGGGGCTCGAGCGCATCCGCTTCACGTCGCCGCACCCCGCCGACGTGACGCCGGCGCTGATCGACGTGATGCGCGACGTGCCGGCCGTCGCGCCCCAGCTGCACCTGCCGGTGCAGTCGGGCTCGGACGCCGTCCTCGAGCGCATGGCGCGCGGCTACACGGTCGCCGCGTTCCGCGACCTCGTCGCCCGCGTGCGCGACGTCGTTCCCGACGTGGCGCTCTCGACCGACGTCATCGTCGGATTCCCCGGCGAGACCGGCGCCGATTACGACGCGACCCATCGGCTCCTCGCGGAGCTGCGCTTCGACCAGGCCTACCTCTACCGGTACTCGCCGCGCTCGCGTACGCGCGCGGCGGCCTGGGAGGATTCCGTGCCCGAGGCCGAAAAGAGCCGCCGGCTCTCCGAGGTGATCGCGCTCCAGGAGAGGATCGCCGCCGAGCGCAATCGCGCCTGGATCGGTCGCACGGTCGAGGTGCTCGTCGAAGGACCGGCACGCCGACCCGCGGGACACGTCGCGGGCAAGACGCCGCAGTACACGACCGCGATCGTGAACGGCGACGCCGCGCCCGGCGCGCTCGTCACCGGCACGGTCGTCGCGGCGACGGGGCACACCCTGATCGCGAGCGCCGACGCCGTCCCCGCCGCGGTCGACCTCGCGGGCTGA
- a CDS encoding alpha/beta hydrolase yields the protein MAELDRGGWSLRYEVAGTAGALVALTHGFGATAETWRGQVPALVAAGFRVLTWDLRAHGRSGSPDAPITIARLGEDLAALVRAVGGPAHALGHSAGGVITMRCALDHPELVRSLVLVGTASECNAKAHAWYESLAVTAEVEGGAAVLKKLGSRDAADAAPEPGGFARIARAMGGLHHAPITSELERLRCPTFVVVGEKDFLGVGGSVIISRRIPGARLEVVPGGVHALFHQDPAGFNARVIDFLRSIG from the coding sequence GTGGCTGAGCTCGATCGTGGCGGCTGGTCGCTCCGCTACGAGGTCGCGGGTACGGCCGGCGCGCTCGTGGCGCTCACCCACGGCTTCGGGGCCACCGCGGAGACGTGGCGCGGACAGGTGCCGGCGCTCGTCGCGGCGGGCTTCCGCGTCCTCACGTGGGACCTGCGCGCGCACGGCCGGTCCGGGTCGCCCGACGCGCCGATCACGATCGCGAGGCTCGGGGAGGATCTGGCGGCGCTCGTGCGCGCGGTCGGCGGGCCTGCGCACGCGCTCGGGCACTCGGCCGGCGGCGTGATCACGATGCGCTGCGCGCTCGACCACCCCGAGCTGGTGCGGAGTCTCGTCCTCGTCGGTACCGCGAGCGAGTGCAACGCCAAGGCGCACGCCTGGTACGAGTCCCTCGCGGTCACCGCCGAGGTGGAGGGCGGCGCCGCGGTCCTGAAGAAGCTCGGCTCGCGCGATGCCGCCGACGCCGCTCCCGAACCCGGCGGCTTTGCGCGCATCGCGCGCGCGATGGGCGGCCTGCACCATGCCCCGATCACCTCCGAGCTCGAGCGCCTCCGCTGCCCGACCTTCGTCGTCGTCGGCGAGAAGGACTTCCTCGGCGTCGGCGGCTCGGTGATCATCAGCCGGCGGATCCCGGGTGCGCGGCTCGAGGTCGTGCCGGGCGGCGTGCATGCGCTCTTCCACCAGGATCCGGCCGGGTTCAATGCCCGGGTGATCGACTTCCTGCGCTCGATCGGCTGA
- a CDS encoding M67 family metallopeptidase — protein sequence MIEIEARVVDAMREHAVEGFPEEVCGVVFATPGGQILRRLRNIQNELHAKDPEQHPRTAATAYHMDSRELFEIEKQAREPGWRVLVFYHSHPQHDAYFSPTDRAQASYTDPVDGSRGPTYPGTTWVVVSVYDRVVRDVRAYAWDDEVRDFGETSFAVARRG from the coding sequence ATGATCGAGATCGAAGCGCGGGTGGTGGACGCGATGCGGGAGCACGCGGTCGAGGGCTTCCCCGAGGAGGTCTGCGGCGTCGTGTTCGCGACCCCTGGGGGCCAGATCCTGCGCCGGCTCAGGAACATCCAGAACGAGCTGCACGCGAAGGATCCCGAGCAGCATCCCCGGACCGCGGCCACGGCCTACCACATGGACTCGCGCGAGCTCTTCGAGATCGAGAAGCAGGCGCGCGAGCCGGGATGGCGCGTGCTCGTCTTCTACCATTCGCATCCGCAGCACGACGCGTACTTCTCGCCGACCGATCGCGCGCAGGCGTCCTACACCGATCCCGTCGACGGGTCGCGCGGTCCGACCTACCCCGGCACCACCTGGGTCGTCGTGTCGGTGTACGATCGCGTCGTGCGCGACGTGCGGGCGTACGCGTGGGACGACGAGGTGCGGGACTTCGGCGAGACGTCGTTCGCGGTGGCGCGTCGTGGCTGA
- a CDS encoding ketopantoate reductase family protein, whose protein sequence is MTLRVLVAGAGAVGSVVGGLLACAGHGVTFLGRRAHLDAIAARGLAIEGLWGGHRVGNLVGAAAVEQLAGPYDAILLTVKSYDTAGMLAAVVPFLAVDGCVIALQNGLGNVEQVAAAVGADRALGGRVIFGAVVPAPGIARVTVFADPIALGAAVAGGAASEERARAWAARFAAAGIPTEHTDALQAHLWTKVFYNAALNPLGALLGRPYGALAADDDGRAIMDAIIDECFAVARARGVVPLVPDAAAYRALFYGRLVPSTADHRSSMLQDLERGRRTEIEAINGCIWRYGREAGIPTPVNATMTRLVRFRERT, encoded by the coding sequence ATGACGCTGCGGGTGCTCGTCGCCGGCGCCGGGGCGGTCGGCTCGGTCGTGGGAGGCCTCCTGGCATGTGCCGGTCACGGGGTCACCTTCCTCGGCCGCCGTGCCCATCTCGACGCGATCGCGGCCCGCGGGCTCGCGATCGAAGGCCTCTGGGGCGGGCACCGGGTCGGGAACCTGGTCGGCGCCGCCGCCGTGGAGCAGCTTGCGGGCCCCTACGACGCGATTCTGCTCACGGTGAAGTCCTACGATACCGCCGGCATGCTCGCCGCCGTCGTGCCCTTCCTCGCCGTCGACGGCTGCGTGATCGCCCTCCAGAACGGGCTCGGCAACGTCGAGCAGGTGGCGGCAGCCGTCGGCGCCGATCGGGCTCTCGGCGGACGCGTCATCTTCGGCGCGGTCGTGCCCGCGCCGGGGATCGCCCGCGTGACCGTCTTCGCTGATCCGATCGCGCTCGGGGCGGCGGTTGCGGGAGGCGCGGCTTCCGAGGAGCGGGCGCGCGCCTGGGCGGCGCGTTTCGCGGCGGCCGGCATCCCGACCGAGCACACCGACGCGCTCCAAGCGCATCTCTGGACCAAGGTCTTCTACAACGCCGCGCTCAATCCCCTCGGCGCGCTCCTCGGACGGCCCTACGGCGCGCTCGCGGCCGACGACGATGGGCGCGCGATCATGGACGCGATCATCGACGAATGCTTCGCGGTGGCGCGGGCGCGCGGCGTCGTGCCGTTGGTCCCCGATGCCGCCGCCTATCGCGCGCTCTTCTACGGGCGACTCGTACCGTCGACGGCGGATCATCGCTCGTCCATGCTGCAGGATCTCGAGCGCGGTCGGCGGACCGAGATCGAGGCGATCAACGGTTGCATCTGGCGCTACGGTCGCGAGGCGGGTATCCCGACGCCGGTGAACGCGACGATGACGCGCCTGGTGCGCTTTCGGGAGCGGACATGA
- a CDS encoding phosphoenolpyruvate carboxykinase (GTP) — protein MPDDRAAATKQSDAPTNNPKLLAWVGEMAKLTKPDQIVWCDGSEEEQRRLTAYAVDQRILIPLNQEKRPGCYLHRSSPNDVARTEHLTFVCTRTKDAAGPNNNWMDPKDAYAKLGKLFDGSMKGRTMYVVPYLMGPAGSPFSKVGIEITDSVYVVLNMRIMARMGRVALETLGDSSDEFNRGLHCTLDLDPEKRFICHFPEDNTIWSIGSGYGGNALLGKKCLALRIASFLGKEEGWLAEHMLILGAESPEGKKHYVVAAFPSACGKTNFAMMVPPAALKGWKITTIGDDISWLRIGKDGRLWAVNPENGYFGVAPGTNKKTNPNAMACIERNAIFTNVAMTEDGDVWWEGMDGQPPAALTDWRGEPWTPESKTPAAHPNSRFTAPMRNNPILDAQADDAEGVPISAIIFGGRRASTVPLVMQSFNWAHGVYLGATMGSETTAAATGQAGVVRRDPMAMLPFCGYDMGDYFGHWLKIQARLADPPPIFLVNWFRKGADGKFLWPGYGENMRVLAWILGRAEGKTGASETLLGWVPRAGDLDTTGLDITPEQVRKATGIDLAEWGPELESQGELFTKLERTLPAPIKLERGLLMARLSS, from the coding sequence ATGCCCGACGATCGTGCCGCCGCCACGAAGCAGAGCGATGCTCCGACGAACAATCCCAAGCTCCTCGCTTGGGTCGGAGAGATGGCCAAGCTCACCAAGCCCGACCAGATCGTCTGGTGCGACGGCTCCGAGGAGGAGCAACGACGCCTCACCGCCTACGCGGTTGACCAGCGCATCCTGATCCCCCTCAATCAGGAGAAGCGCCCGGGTTGCTATCTCCATCGGTCCAGTCCGAACGACGTTGCGCGCACCGAGCATCTCACCTTCGTCTGCACCCGCACCAAGGACGCCGCCGGCCCCAACAACAACTGGATGGATCCCAAGGACGCGTACGCCAAGCTCGGCAAGCTCTTCGACGGCTCGATGAAGGGCCGTACGATGTACGTGGTGCCCTACCTCATGGGCCCCGCCGGCTCGCCATTCTCCAAGGTCGGCATCGAGATCACCGACAGCGTCTACGTGGTGTTGAACATGCGCATCATGGCGCGCATGGGACGCGTCGCGCTCGAAACGCTCGGCGATTCCAGCGACGAGTTCAACCGCGGCCTGCATTGCACGCTCGACCTCGACCCCGAGAAGCGATTCATCTGCCACTTCCCCGAGGACAACACGATCTGGTCGATCGGCAGCGGGTACGGCGGCAACGCGCTCCTCGGCAAGAAATGCCTCGCGCTCCGCATCGCGTCGTTCCTCGGCAAGGAAGAGGGCTGGCTCGCCGAGCACATGTTGATCCTCGGCGCGGAGAGCCCGGAAGGGAAGAAGCACTACGTCGTGGCGGCGTTCCCGAGCGCCTGCGGCAAGACGAATTTCGCGATGATGGTGCCGCCCGCGGCTCTCAAGGGCTGGAAGATCACGACGATCGGCGACGACATTTCGTGGCTCCGCATCGGCAAAGACGGCCGCCTCTGGGCGGTGAATCCCGAGAACGGCTACTTCGGCGTCGCGCCCGGAACGAACAAGAAGACGAATCCGAACGCGATGGCCTGCATCGAGCGCAACGCCATCTTCACCAACGTGGCGATGACCGAGGACGGCGACGTGTGGTGGGAGGGCATGGACGGACAGCCCCCGGCCGCGCTCACCGACTGGCGGGGCGAGCCGTGGACGCCGGAGTCGAAGACGCCGGCCGCGCACCCGAACTCGCGCTTCACCGCGCCCATGCGGAACAACCCCATCCTCGACGCGCAGGCGGACGACGCCGAAGGCGTGCCGATCTCCGCGATCATCTTCGGCGGCCGGCGCGCGAGCACGGTGCCGCTCGTCATGCAGAGCTTCAACTGGGCCCACGGCGTCTACCTCGGCGCAACGATGGGCTCCGAGACGACCGCGGCCGCGACCGGCCAGGCGGGCGTCGTCCGCCGCGACCCGATGGCCATGCTGCCGTTCTGCGGCTACGACATGGGCGACTACTTCGGCCACTGGCTGAAGATCCAGGCCCGCCTCGCCGACCCGCCGCCGATCTTCCTCGTGAACTGGTTCCGCAAGGGCGCGGACGGCAAGTTCCTCTGGCCCGGCTACGGCGAGAACATGCGTGTGCTCGCGTGGATCCTCGGGCGCGCCGAAGGCAAGACCGGCGCCTCGGAGACGCTGCTCGGCTGGGTCCCGCGCGCAGGCGACCTCGACACCACCGGCCTCGACATCACCCCCGAGCAGGTGCGCAAAGCAACCGGCATCGACCTTGCGGAGTGGGGCCCCGAGCTCGAGTCCCAGGGCGAGCTCTTCACCAAGCTCGAGCGCACGCTCCCGGCACCGATCAAGCTGGAGCGCGGACTCCTGATGGCGCGGCTCTCGAGCTGA
- a CDS encoding prepilin-type N-terminal cleavage/methylation domain-containing protein: MATRSDNGFTLLELLVVVSIVGILASIAIPQYASYRARGFDSIVESQVRHVATGQEAYFAGNSTYTSNVGDLDGMVIDEGVTISVGPGNSGDLVSSFKIHGSHPQASHEYDWVSDPLPGEPNFIISD; this comes from the coding sequence ATGGCAACGCGCTCCGACAACGGATTCACGCTGCTCGAGCTGCTGGTGGTCGTGTCGATCGTCGGCATCCTCGCGAGTATCGCCATACCGCAATACGCATCCTACAGAGCCCGCGGCTTCGACTCGATCGTCGAGTCGCAGGTCCGCCACGTCGCGACCGGCCAGGAGGCCTACTTCGCGGGCAACTCGACCTACACGAGCAACGTCGGCGACCTCGACGGGATGGTGATCGACGAAGGCGTCACCATCAGCGTCGGCCCGGGCAACAGCGGTGACCTCGTGAGCTCGTTCAAGATCCACGGCAGTCATCCGCAGGCCTCGCACGAGTACGACTGGGTGAGCGACCCCCTCCCCGGCGAGCCGAACTTCATCATCAGCGACTGA